In Methanocaldococcus lauensis, a single genomic region encodes these proteins:
- the mtrF gene encoding tetrahydromethanopterin S-methyltransferase subunit F — MEIEGIPTVVKPNLEHCDKHLEDLEYKVGLITRDIGLASGIYTKSTTGVIIGAVGAIVLVGIPIILKAIIG; from the coding sequence ATGGAAATTGAAGGAATTCCAACAGTAGTAAAACCAAACTTAGAACACTGTGACAAACACTTAGAAGATTTAGAGTATAAAGTAGGGCTAATAACAAGAGATATTGGTTTAGCTTCAGGAATATATACAAAATCTACAACAGGGGTAATTATTGGAGCAGTTGGTGCTATTGTACTAGTAGGAATTCCAATTATATTAAAAGCTATAATAGGGTGA
- the mtrH gene encoding tetrahydromethanopterin S-methyltransferase subunit H: MFKFEREQMVVEIAGRKIGGQPGEYPTALSGTIFYARHKIVEDERKGIFDKAAAEDLINKQAEMEDITGNPALVQVFGGTPEALVKYIDFVAEIWDGPMLLDSTAKEARMAAAKRATEAGYADQCIYNSINVSIDDEEFQNLVESDIEASIVLCFDPMDSSVEGKLNVLLNGGKTADKGMLELAEKAGIKYPLVDVAVTPLGNGAGNAVRATFAVKAKLGLPSGSGIHNVPSAWDWLRTFRKQLRESGKTQLAKDVHHVCDIGANIVQVMASGDFVLYGPIDNAQLAFPAVAMTDAMIAEAAKEMGINPVDNHPINKLL, encoded by the coding sequence ATGTTTAAATTTGAAAGAGAACAGATGGTTGTTGAAATCGCAGGTAGAAAAATAGGAGGTCAGCCAGGAGAATATCCAACAGCATTGTCTGGAACCATATTTTATGCAAGGCATAAGATTGTAGAAGATGAAAGAAAAGGTATCTTTGATAAGGCGGCAGCTGAAGATTTAATAAACAAACAGGCAGAGATGGAAGACATAACAGGTAATCCAGCATTAGTTCAAGTATTTGGTGGAACTCCAGAAGCATTAGTTAAATATATTGACTTCGTTGCTGAAATTTGGGATGGTCCAATGTTACTTGACTCAACTGCAAAAGAAGCAAGAATGGCAGCTGCAAAAAGAGCAACTGAGGCAGGATATGCTGACCAGTGTATTTACAACTCTATTAATGTTTCTATTGATGATGAAGAGTTCCAAAACTTAGTAGAGAGTGATATAGAGGCTTCAATTGTTTTATGTTTTGATCCAATGGATTCAAGTGTTGAAGGTAAACTAAATGTTCTATTAAATGGTGGTAAAACAGCTGATAAAGGAATGTTAGAACTTGCAGAAAAAGCTGGTATCAAGTATCCATTAGTTGATGTAGCAGTTACACCATTGGGTAATGGAGCAGGTAATGCTGTTAGAGCAACTTTTGCCGTTAAAGCAAAATTAGGATTACCTTCTGGAAGTGGTATCCACAACGTACCATCAGCATGGGACTGGTTAAGAACATTTAGAAAACAGTTAAGAGAAAGTGGTAAGACACAGCTGGCAAAAGATGTCCATCATGTATGTGATATTGGAGCAAATATAGTTCAAGTCATGGCTTCAGGAGACTTCGTCTTATACGGACCTATTGATAACGCCCAATTAGCATTTCCAGCAGTAGCTATGACTGATGCTATGATTGCAGAAGCAGCAAAAGAAATGGGAATAAATCCAGTAGATAATCATCCAATTAACAAGTTATTATAA
- the mtrG gene encoding tetrahydromethanopterin S-methyltransferase subunit MtrG: MTIITPSDDFKKIMKKLDELEEKVENTNAEIFQRAGKKVGRDIGIAYGLIIGTILSIILPNLLNIMQLIIKMSH; this comes from the coding sequence ATGACTATCATTACACCAAGTGATGATTTTAAAAAGATAATGAAAAAATTAGATGAACTTGAAGAGAAAGTAGAAAATACCAATGCTGAAATATTCCAAAGGGCTGGAAAAAAAGTTGGTAGAGATATAGGTATAGCCTATGGGTTGATTATTGGAACCATACTATCAATTATATTACCTAATTTGTTAAATATAATGCAATTAATTATAAAAATGTCTCATTAA
- the mtrD gene encoding tetrahydromethanopterin S-methyltransferase subunit D, with product MDIINLAISLIEITIAGAIINASVHFVPVGGAPAAMATSTGVGTGTTQLAAGAGFTGLMAAAVMSSKLGIDGLSSILILLSGAIGSMIMLGVTMLIGQLIYVFGVGVVPAADKCEIDPITKDPQKPYITPGTTGHGIPTVCFISGLIGAALGGIGGALAYIALINIGFSMAVAGILAVGFFFINAVLASYNIGGTIEGFHDPKFKKMPNGVIASTIASFVCGIVAVLMAL from the coding sequence ATGGATATAATTAATTTGGCTATTTCACTAATTGAAATAACTATTGCAGGAGCTATAATCAATGCAAGTGTTCATTTTGTCCCTGTTGGTGGTGCTCCAGCAGCAATGGCTACATCAACAGGGGTAGGTACTGGAACTACTCAGTTGGCGGCAGGAGCTGGTTTTACAGGATTGATGGCTGCTGCTGTTATGTCATCTAAATTAGGTATAGATGGATTAAGTTCTATCTTAATTTTACTCTCAGGAGCTATTGGTTCAATGATTATGCTGGGAGTAACAATGTTAATTGGTCAGTTAATTTATGTTTTTGGAGTGGGTGTGGTTCCAGCAGCTGACAAGTGTGAAATAGATCCAATAACAAAAGATCCTCAAAAACCTTATATTACTCCCGGTACTACTGGACATGGAATTCCTACTGTGTGTTTCATAAGTGGGTTGATAGGAGCAGCTTTAGGGGGTATTGGAGGGGCTTTAGCTTATATTGCACTTATTAATATAGGATTTTCAATGGCAGTTGCTGGAATTTTAGCAGTTGGTTTCTTCTTTATTAATGCAGTTCTTGCATCATATAACATTGGAGGGACAATTGAAGGTTTCCACGATCCTAAGTTTAAGAAAATGCCTAATGGAGTTATAGCATCTACAATTGCTTCATTTGTTTGTGGTATCGTTGCAGTATTAATGGCTCTCTAA
- the mtrA gene encoding tetrahydromethanopterin S-methyltransferase subunit A, with product MVEKKSPAPGWPIVSGEYVVGNPESCVGVVTLGSHGLEQACIEAGAAIAGPCHTENLGIEKVVANYISNPNIRFMILCGSEVQGHLTGQCFKALWENGIDDSGQIVGAKGAIPFLENVDKEAVERFRRQIVELIDLIDCEDTNKITQAIKECLSKDPGAIDEEPMILELEGSKGGEEEEGLAIKPMSPETALIEARIRMISEKINSAALLSKYNSGYYNGKIQGLAIGLFISILLFTLVI from the coding sequence ATGGTAGAAAAAAAATCTCCAGCCCCAGGTTGGCCAATAGTTTCTGGGGAGTATGTTGTAGGTAATCCTGAGAGTTGTGTTGGAGTAGTAACTCTTGGTTCTCATGGTTTAGAACAGGCATGTATTGAGGCTGGAGCAGCTATTGCTGGTCCATGTCACACAGAAAACTTAGGTATTGAAAAAGTTGTAGCAAATTATATTTCAAATCCTAACATTAGATTTATGATCCTTTGTGGTTCTGAAGTTCAAGGACATCTAACAGGGCAATGTTTTAAAGCATTATGGGAGAATGGTATTGATGACAGTGGGCAAATTGTAGGTGCAAAAGGAGCAATTCCATTCTTAGAGAATGTTGATAAAGAGGCTGTTGAGAGATTTAGAAGGCAGATTGTTGAGCTTATTGACTTAATTGATTGTGAGGATACTAACAAAATAACACAGGCTATAAAAGAATGTTTAAGTAAAGATCCAGGAGCTATTGATGAAGAACCAATGATATTAGAATTAGAAGGTTCTAAGGGTGGAGAAGAGGAAGAAGGTTTGGCGATAAAACCAATGTCTCCAGAAACTGCCTTAATAGAAGCAAGAATAAGAATGATTTCCGAAAAAATTAATTCTGCAGCATTACTTTCAAAATATAATTCAGGATATTATAATGGAAAAATACAAGGATTGGCTATAGGTTTGTTTATCTCAATACTTTTATTTACATTAGTGATCTAA
- the mtrC gene encoding tetrahydromethanopterin S-methyltransferase subunit MtrC, with the protein MSHGGGGHAAELYPENQIFAAGVVLSLIGIYAAHFLSGYGLSMLIGGLLVSSACIAGANTVRKVAAYGLGTGVPSIGMVSLGMGTLSAVAGVLIPKAVGITSLAAPILTLVLSFIVGFIVGKLTVKPVGMKIPIMVRSMTYLSVAGALALLGFTTAYVGSLDPKMFIDGALNSGVMALAFIVAGMAILHPFNACLGPNESHKRTLTLAVSCGLLSWFVFSVVKLDILSIIASIILWAVFYVKFVKMSFKDACAVLYVPEIPKKEEQ; encoded by the coding sequence ATGTCACATGGTGGAGGAGGTCATGCAGCTGAATTGTATCCTGAAAATCAAATATTTGCGGCAGGTGTTGTTTTATCATTAATTGGAATTTATGCAGCTCATTTCTTATCTGGATATGGTTTATCAATGCTGATTGGAGGATTATTAGTATCATCAGCATGTATTGCAGGGGCAAATACTGTTAGAAAAGTAGCAGCATATGGTTTGGGAACTGGAGTACCATCAATTGGTATGGTTAGTTTAGGTATGGGTACATTATCAGCAGTTGCAGGAGTTTTAATACCAAAAGCTGTTGGTATAACATCATTAGCTGCACCAATATTAACATTAGTATTATCATTTATTGTTGGATTTATCGTGGGTAAATTAACTGTTAAACCTGTTGGAATGAAAATTCCAATTATGGTTAGAAGTATGACATATCTATCAGTTGCAGGAGCTTTAGCATTATTAGGATTTACAACAGCATATGTTGGTAGTTTAGATCCTAAAATGTTTATTGATGGAGCATTAAATTCAGGAGTCATGGCTTTAGCATTTATTGTAGCAGGTATGGCAATACTACATCCATTCAATGCATGTTTAGGTCCAAATGAAAGCCATAAAAGGACATTAACTTTGGCAGTATCTTGTGGATTACTTTCATGGTTTGTATTTTCAGTGGTTAAATTAGATATTTTATCAATCATAGCTTCCATAATCTTATGGGCAGTATTTTATGTGAAATTTGTAAAGATGTCATTCAAAGATGCTTGTGCAGTTCTTTATGTTCCTGAGATTCCTAAGAAAGAAGAACAATAA
- a CDS encoding V4R domain-containing protein: MSTSAMKIIEMLKIIDNRAKFMGIKLNMMKNLLEKYKDNKELLKEVLKITKGTRLHELILEAYPPLETLEKEIEEEDMTITLEESEEEKKAEEFCSFDGYVSIIAYVREYMRKYYFGYNVKKIFYEIGKDYAIKMGINNYDTMINFMNDEFGETHIETSEPLTFIVKNNKEAINCRASEPVCYITAGFIAGCLENITEKKYMIEVTEKKCLAKGDPYCQFIVKKSIRI; the protein is encoded by the coding sequence ATGTCAACATCAGCTATGAAGATTATTGAAATGCTAAAAATTATTGACAATCGAGCAAAATTTATGGGGATAAAATTAAATATGATGAAAAATTTATTAGAAAAATATAAAGATAATAAAGAATTACTAAAAGAAGTTTTAAAAATTACAAAAGGAACTAGACTCCATGAATTAATATTAGAAGCTTATCCTCCATTAGAAACCTTAGAAAAAGAAATTGAAGAAGAGGACATGACTATCACTCTCGAAGAATCTGAAGAAGAAAAAAAAGCAGAAGAGTTTTGTAGTTTTGATGGTTATGTATCTATTATTGCCTATGTAAGGGAATACATGAGAAAATACTATTTTGGATATAATGTAAAAAAAATTTTCTATGAAATAGGTAAAGATTATGCAATTAAAATGGGGATTAATAATTATGATACAATGATTAATTTTATGAATGATGAATTTGGTGAAACACATATTGAAACTTCAGAACCTTTAACATTCATCGTTAAAAACAATAAAGAGGCTATTAATTGTAGAGCTTCAGAACCTGTTTGCTATATAACAGCAGGTTTTATAGCAGGATGTTTAGAAAATATAACTGAAAAAAAATATATGATTGAGGTTACTGAAAAAAAATGTCTCGCAAAGGGGGATCCTTACTGTCAATTTATTGTAAAAAAGTCAATAAGGATATAA
- a CDS encoding tetrahydromethanopterin S-methyltransferase subunit B, giving the protein MEIVKICPELDIAMDVDSGLVAETRKDILMVDLNPVEERIKKLEELVIAFENSLDPRNPPLKSFPNRDRVYEIAGYFKGIFFGFWLALAIMTLVIFAIIKLYPGLIQ; this is encoded by the coding sequence ATGGAAATTGTTAAAATATGTCCTGAACTTGATATAGCTATGGATGTAGATTCAGGATTAGTAGCAGAAACAAGAAAAGATATTTTAATGGTAGATTTAAATCCTGTAGAAGAAAGAATTAAAAAATTAGAGGAGTTAGTTATAGCTTTTGAAAACTCATTAGATCCAAGAAATCCTCCATTAAAATCTTTCCCAAATAGAGATAGGGTTTATGAAATAGCAGGATATTTTAAAGGGATATTCTTTGGTTTTTGGTTAGCTTTAGCAATAATGACACTTGTAATATTTGCAATAATTAAACTATATCCTGGTTTGATTCAATAA
- the mtrE gene encoding tetrahydromethanopterin S-methyltransferase subunit E has translation MDATLIALGALALSGALATVAGCAEDAESDVGSQSNPNSQVQLAPQMGNIHRYYNKAISGEPVSYGLYVAVAGTVAYALINLGISPVLALILGAGVAAFVHGAYAVSAYLGRIVGQSKNFGQPVYWDVVMSHVGPIVGHGFIAVFCMVLMAYIANNILGNPFPLPLIALIFGITVGAIGSSTGDVHYGAEREYQKYPFGGGVPVANHGDIDIKAEYGLRNSMDSSYFCVRVGSVLTGLCFGLIVFLDGWRGIIGDILQGKNPILSSIISIIVGLIIVAILAIANRKIEVFARNKFGPYK, from the coding sequence ATGGATGCTACATTAATAGCATTAGGAGCTCTTGCATTAAGTGGAGCATTAGCAACAGTTGCTGGATGTGCAGAAGATGCAGAATCGGATGTAGGTTCTCAATCAAACCCAAACTCTCAGGTTCAGTTGGCTCCACAGATGGGAAATATACATAGATATTACAACAAGGCAATATCTGGGGAGCCAGTTTCTTATGGTTTATATGTAGCAGTTGCCGGAACAGTTGCCTATGCATTAATAAACTTAGGTATTTCACCAGTTTTAGCATTAATTTTAGGAGCTGGTGTAGCTGCATTTGTTCATGGTGCATATGCAGTTTCAGCCTACTTGGGAAGAATTGTAGGGCAGTCAAAGAACTTTGGTCAGCCAGTTTATTGGGATGTTGTAATGAGTCATGTTGGTCCAATTGTTGGACATGGTTTTATTGCTGTCTTTTGTATGGTTTTAATGGCATATATTGCCAATAATATATTAGGAAATCCATTTCCATTGCCTTTAATTGCGTTAATATTTGGAATTACTGTTGGGGCAATTGGTTCCTCAACAGGAGATGTTCATTATGGAGCTGAAAGAGAATATCAAAAATATCCATTTGGAGGAGGAGTACCTGTTGCTAACCATGGAGATATCGATATTAAAGCAGAGTATGGTTTAAGAAATAGTATGGACTCATCATATTTCTGTGTTAGAGTTGGAAGTGTCTTAACTGGTTTATGCTTTGGTTTAATTGTTTTCTTAGATGGTTGGAGAGGAATTATTGGAGATATATTACAAGGTAAAAATCCAATTCTTTCATCAATTATTTCAATAATTGTAGGTTTAATAATTGTAGCAATTTTAGCAATAGCAAATAGAAAAATTGAAGTCTTTGCAAGAAACAAGTTTGGTCCATACAAGTAA
- the mcrG gene encoding coenzyme-B sulfoethylthiotransferase subunit gamma, with product MAYKPQFYPGQTKIAQNRRDHMNPDVQLEKLRDIPDDDVVKIMGHRQPGEDYKTVHPPLEEMDLPEDYVRDLVEPINGAKEGHRIRYIQFTDSMYFAPAQPYDRARTYMWRFRGVDTGTLSGRQVIEMRESDLEALSKNFLIDTAFYDPARCGIRGATVHGHSLRLDENGLMFDALQRYVYDEKTGHVLYVKDQVGRPLDEPVDVGEPLPEEKLKEITTIYRIDGVPMRDDEELLIVVKRIHRARTLGGFLPVDDVFEKL from the coding sequence ATGGCATACAAGCCACAGTTTTATCCAGGTCAGACAAAAATTGCTCAAAATAGAAGAGATCATATGAATCCAGATGTTCAGTTAGAAAAGTTGAGAGATATTCCAGATGATGATGTAGTTAAAATAATGGGTCACAGACAGCCAGGAGAAGATTACAAAACAGTTCACCCACCATTAGAAGAAATGGATTTGCCAGAAGATTACGTTAGAGACTTGGTCGAGCCAATAAATGGAGCTAAAGAAGGGCATAGAATTAGATATATTCAATTTACTGACTCAATGTACTTTGCTCCAGCACAACCTTATGATAGAGCAAGGACATACATGTGGAGGTTTAGAGGAGTAGATACAGGTACATTGTCAGGGAGACAAGTTATTGAAATGAGAGAAAGTGACTTAGAAGCATTATCTAAGAACTTCTTAATTGATACTGCCTTCTATGATCCAGCAAGATGTGGAATTAGAGGAGCAACAGTCCACGGACACTCATTAAGATTAGATGAAAATGGTTTAATGTTTGATGCTCTTCAGAGATATGTATATGATGAAAAGACAGGACATGTTTTATATGTTAAGGACCAGGTAGGAAGGCCTTTAGATGAACCAGTTGATGTTGGTGAACCATTACCAGAAGAGAAATTGAAAGAAATTACAACAATCTACAGAATTGACGGAGTACCAATGAGAGATGATGAGGAGTTATTAATTGTTGTTAAAAGAATCCACAGAGCAAGAACATTAGGAGGGTTCTTACCAGTTGATGATGTCTTCGAGAAGCTCTAA
- a CDS encoding DUF2096 domain-containing protein translates to MKDVRNLDKQWVILSELSAELVKRGIKVPEIVFEKLRLTYALISYYILDPHVSITMLPNIERELNFIQSQLFSLCNSELLEEYLNKMTKVIRGELNVKFPLNRSIYTKEVRKKGKVESIRVRLQREIQIERLSDLGEWYGVIFEYSDEDNKIVIEGNIERVKRALKDFAILWKEEF, encoded by the coding sequence ATGAAAGATGTTAGAAACTTAGATAAACAGTGGGTAATATTATCTGAGCTATCAGCTGAATTAGTTAAAAGAGGGATTAAAGTTCCCGAAATTGTTTTTGAAAAGCTTAGATTAACCTATGCCCTTATATCCTATTACATATTAGACCCCCATGTATCTATAACTATGCTTCCAAATATTGAAAGAGAATTAAATTTTATTCAATCTCAACTATTTAGTTTATGTAATTCAGAATTATTAGAGGAATATTTAAATAAAATGACAAAAGTTATTAGAGGAGAATTAAATGTAAAATTCCCGTTAAATAGAAGTATATATACTAAAGAAGTTAGAAAAAAAGGAAAAGTAGAATCAATAAGAGTAAGATTACAAAGAGAAATTCAAATAGAAAGATTAAGCGACTTAGGAGAATGGTATGGAGTTATATTTGAATATAGTGATGAAGATAATAAAATAGTTATTGAAGGAAATATAGAAAGAGTAAAAAGAGCTTTAAAAGACTTTGCAATTCTCTGGAAAGAGGAATTTTAA
- a CDS encoding FIST signal transduction protein, whose product MQIYKTYIHTKINNPYEDGLKIGKEIKEKIGSPSLMILITSIFDEDKLKEFFTGLKKNISLEGLIGCSTGGTFVGNNYIKEDGVLILVFNRYFKYATTYKKIEKCAEKTGKAVALDIKNILRSKYMSYLSVEDKFLGFLFSDWDSNHEQEVLDGLGKELGIPIVGGTAGNDGSFENIFLIYKGEIVKEGCVFGVIGGKIKFDLIYGHGYEPTDIYARVTKSEGRVVYELDGKPAYQRYLEMISEYTKLPKYIIEKYIKIDKKERLESINFYLIHPLGFMDIYGNVITAFLEGVDNNKLIFRRNIAEGSFLILMKTNLEMQIKSLSNKVRTIKKYYKNPLIFINECYGLEVLKNPMYRKKNQDLPYFFEYFYDGFKNIDKYLIGTECIGWLSYGEIISKDIIRLHNNLSFTGVVFELEELSINPYYTLKSFDFSDEEIKIILNLLYNELSIEELSEKTNMSIEDVKKIIKILKEKDIVKYIDVTGKYYIDDLKNVLKKIDEEIDKNYRIKKLERERLLKIL is encoded by the coding sequence ATGCAAATATATAAAACATATATACATACAAAAATTAATAATCCATATGAAGATGGATTAAAAATTGGAAAAGAAATTAAAGAAAAAATAGGATCTCCATCATTAATGATACTTATAACATCAATATTTGATGAAGATAAATTAAAAGAATTTTTTACTGGATTAAAAAAGAATATTTCATTGGAGGGGCTTATAGGTTGCTCTACAGGAGGAACATTTGTAGGAAATAATTATATAAAAGAAGATGGAGTTTTAATATTAGTTTTTAATAGATATTTCAAATATGCAACTACATATAAAAAAATTGAAAAATGTGCAGAAAAAACAGGAAAGGCTGTTGCCTTAGATATAAAAAATATCCTGAGATCCAAATATATGTCCTATTTAAGTGTAGAAGACAAGTTTCTTGGATTTTTATTTTCTGATTGGGATTCTAATCATGAACAAGAAGTGTTAGATGGATTAGGAAAAGAACTAGGAATACCTATTGTTGGAGGTACTGCTGGTAATGATGGTTCATTTGAAAATATTTTTTTAATATATAAGGGGGAGATTGTTAAAGAAGGTTGTGTCTTTGGAGTTATTGGTGGAAAAATAAAATTTGACTTAATTTATGGACATGGATATGAACCCACTGATATTTATGCAAGAGTAACTAAATCAGAAGGTAGAGTTGTTTATGAGCTAGATGGAAAGCCAGCATATCAAAGATACTTAGAGATGATTTCAGAATATACAAAACTTCCTAAATATATAATTGAAAAATATATCAAAATTGATAAAAAAGAACGATTAGAATCTATAAATTTCTATTTAATCCATCCTTTAGGTTTTATGGATATATATGGGAATGTTATAACGGCATTTTTGGAGGGTGTAGATAATAATAAGTTAATATTTAGAAGAAATATAGCTGAAGGTTCATTTTTAATATTGATGAAAACTAATTTAGAAATGCAAATTAAATCTCTTTCAAATAAAGTAAGAACTATTAAAAAATATTACAAAAATCCACTCATATTTATAAATGAATGTTATGGACTTGAAGTTCTTAAAAATCCTATGTATAGAAAGAAAAATCAGGATTTACCGTATTTTTTTGAATATTTTTATGATGGCTTTAAGAATATAGATAAATACCTTATTGGTACTGAATGCATTGGTTGGTTGTCCTATGGGGAGATAATTTCTAAAGACATAATTAGACTTCATAACAATCTATCTTTTACGGGGGTTGTATTTGAATTAGAGGAATTAAGCATCAATCCTTATTATACTCTAAAAAGCTTTGATTTTTCCGATGAAGAAATTAAAATTATTCTAAATTTATTATATAATGAGCTAAGCATAGAGGAACTATCAGAAAAGACAAATATGTCTATTGAAGACGTGAAAAAAATCATAAAAATACTAAAAGAGAAAGATATAGTAAAATACATTGACGTAACAGGGAAATACTACATAGATGACCTAAAAAATGTTCTCAAAAAAATTGATGAAGAGATAGACAAAAATTATAGAATTAAAAAATTAGAAAGAGAAAGATTATTAAAAATTTTATAA
- the mcrA gene encoding coenzyme-B sulfoethylthiotransferase subunit alpha, translating into MDAEKRLFLKALKEKFEEDPREKYTKFYVFGGWRQSKRKREFVEAAQKLIEKRGGIPFYNPDIGVPLGQRKLMPYKVSNTDAIVEGDDLHFMNNAAMQQFWDDIRRTVIVGLDTAHAVLEKRLGVEVTPETINEYMETINHALPGGAVVQEHMVEVHPALVWDSYAKIFTGDDELADEIDKRFLIDINKLFPEEQAEQIKQAIGKRTYQVSRVPTLAGRVCDGGTIARWSAMQIGMSFITAYKLCAGEAAIADFAYAAKHADVIQMASFLPARRARGPNEPGGMFFGVLADVVQTSRVSDDPVEQSLEVVAAGAMLYDQIWLGSYMSGGVGFTQYATASYTDDILDDFSYYGYDYINKKYGGCNSVKPTMDVVEDIATEVTLYALEQYDTFPALLEDHFGGSQRAAVTAAAAGITVALATGNSNAGVNGWYLSQILHKEYHSRLGFYGYDLQDQCGAANSLSFRNDEGSPLELRGPNYPNYAMNVGHQGEYAGITQAAHSGRGDAFALNPLIKVAFADPSLVFDFRYPRKEFARGALREFEPAGERDPIIPAH; encoded by the coding sequence ATGGATGCAGAAAAAAGATTGTTCTTAAAGGCATTAAAGGAGAAGTTTGAAGAAGATCCAAGAGAAAAATACACAAAGTTCTATGTATTTGGAGGATGGAGACAATCAAAAAGAAAGAGAGAATTCGTTGAAGCGGCACAGAAGTTAATTGAGAAGAGAGGAGGAATTCCATTCTACAACCCAGATATTGGGGTTCCATTAGGTCAAAGAAAATTAATGCCTTACAAAGTTTCAAATACTGATGCAATTGTTGAAGGTGATGACTTACACTTCATGAACAATGCCGCAATGCAGCAGTTTTGGGATGACATTAGAAGAACAGTTATCGTTGGATTAGATACAGCACATGCTGTCTTAGAGAAGAGATTAGGGGTAGAAGTTACTCCAGAAACTATTAATGAGTATATGGAAACAATTAACCATGCTTTACCTGGAGGGGCTGTTGTTCAAGAGCACATGGTCGAAGTTCACCCTGCATTAGTTTGGGACAGTTATGCTAAGATATTCACAGGAGACGATGAATTAGCAGATGAAATTGATAAAAGATTCTTAATTGATATAAACAAATTATTCCCAGAAGAACAGGCAGAACAAATTAAACAGGCAATTGGTAAAAGAACATACCAAGTCTCAAGAGTTCCAACATTGGCTGGTAGAGTTTGTGATGGAGGTACTATTGCAAGATGGAGTGCAATGCAGATTGGAATGTCCTTCATTACAGCATACAAACTCTGTGCTGGAGAGGCAGCAATTGCTGACTTTGCTTATGCCGCTAAGCACGCAGATGTCATTCAAATGGCTTCATTCTTGCCTGCAAGAAGAGCAAGAGGGCCAAATGAACCAGGAGGAATGTTCTTTGGAGTTTTAGCAGATGTTGTTCAAACATCAAGAGTTAGTGACGATCCTGTCGAACAGTCATTAGAAGTTGTTGCCGCAGGGGCAATGTTATATGACCAAATCTGGTTAGGAAGTTACATGTCTGGAGGAGTTGGATTCACACAGTATGCTACAGCATCCTACACTGACGATATCTTAGATGACTTCTCATACTACGGTTATGACTATATAAATAAAAAATATGGTGGTTGTAACAGTGTAAAGCCAACAATGGATGTTGTCGAAGACATTGCAACAGAGGTAACATTGTATGCTTTAGAGCAATACGATACTTTCCCAGCATTATTAGAGGATCACTTTGGAGGATCACAAAGAGCAGCAGTTACTGCAGCTGCGGCAGGAATTACAGTAGCATTAGCTACTGGAAACTCAAATGCTGGAGTTAATGGATGGTATCTAAGTCAGATCTTACATAAAGAATACCACAGCAGATTAGGATTCTATGGATACGACTTACAAGATCAGTGTGGAGCCGCTAACTCCTTATCATTTAGAAACGATGAAGGTTCTCCATTAGAATTGAGAGGACCTAACTATCCAAACTATGCAATGAACGTTGGACACCAAGGAGAATATGCAGGAATTACACAGGCGGCACATTCAGGAAGAGGAGATGCATTTGCACTTAACCCATTAATTAAGGTTGCATTTGCAGATCCATCATTAGTATTTGACTTCAGATACCCAAGAAAAGAGTTTGCAAGAGGTGCTTTAAGAGAGTTCGAACCAGCAGGAGAAAGAGACCCAATTATTCCTGCACACTAA